The genomic DNA agaatcagaagaagaagacgttgTAGCAGCCAATTCAAGGGTTTAACGATGTCATTTTTTCTTtcgattaaaaaataataatttaggccCAATAAGGACTAGTTTCGGCCCAATAACTAGGCATTTTCATTACATGTTTTCCATTGCTCctattgtttttaaataatttttttttaaagttatattaaaaattaaacaagtttGAGAGCTAAGTATGGTGTAAATCTCAACACTAATCAGTATGACATTTTCCAGAACACATTACCATTATGCgtctttgccttttttttttattaagtttttcaaGGCTAAAGTGATGAATTTGATATGATCTTAGTTTATGCATCAAATTAGTAAGtaattttttaccaaaaaaaacaaaaaaaaaaataagtcagtAATTGTAAAACACATGTGGTCTGGCGGTACACATATGTCAATTCGagcgaacaaaaaaaatgaaactaatcTGTTAAACGTTTTTTAAGTTCttaagaaaaatcataaaatatataatttgggTTATAGTTTTCTGAGTGTGTGTATCTAATTCGATAACGACAAAAAGTTTACTCTAAACTCTTAAACTGTATATTAAGTTGATTTATCTCTTTTCGAGATTATcccataattaataattatatagaataaCAAAACATTGTATTGGTTTGTTGGGTTAGTTACattggatttgtttgttgagTTAGTTGTGTGTTTAGTATATtggatttaacaaataaaattagttaaGAACACTTCGATAGTTTGATATCAATACGGTTCGATTCCCATTACTCGAAAACAAAGAATttctttaacaagaaaaaataattgtttatgCTTTTAATAAAACCACATAGTTTGTACAAAATTTGATATCATGTAGCAAAATTAAAGAGTTTAGGTGCATTCACTTGTAAGATAACATTTCTTAATTCGAGGTAAtgactaaaatttttaattataataagagAATGAGTTAGCATTCCATAACTTAACAAATGAATTATCATatagaaatttacaaaaataagttatctatataaatgttttaCATACAACATTAAATTATGACGTTAAAAGAGAATGTTATAATAGATTTGGAACTAACAatgcatataaaaaaatagtacgtataatttaaatattatcatAACACAAAAATGTGTATTGCACTAAAAGAATTAGAGAAATATGtaatgaaattttgaataaaagaaagtcaaacagttttaaaattatatatcaataaaTCATCTAACTATATttgtttaggttgttagttgTTAATTAACCATAATTATATAGAAGATATGATGGGAATGTAATGTTTTACTATTTGTATCTATGTAAgttttttattatatcatttaAGAGTACTTAAGATATATTTGTGAGccttttttgtttacttataaTTATTTAGGGGGTTATATGCaatatctttaaaacaaaactcattAACCATAAATTATATCAGAAGATATGATGAAATGTAATGTTTTActatatgtaaatttttaagtttatatttgaccttttttttaattttcaaattatataggAGTTTATTCATAGTTAGATATTTAGGCCAATAATAGTTAGATATTTTCTATTCATTTGTCTCTAACTCATTAAAATCATGATAAATCATTTGGAGTTGTAGTTGGAGTTGTTGTTTTTGGGACcgtaaaaacttaaaaaagctataaaaccaatatatatatatatatatatataaaaattataaatttatttaccttacaaaaatttagttaaatatgATTTTAGTAGCGTTGTAAATTTGCATTATTCTTGCTGCAGCACATCtccataaaaaaatagaaacaataaTATCTAACTCATAGAAGTATAAGAACtataaattcaaaaattcaaaaaaattgaactacaaaaataacttatttttaaactaaaaaattcgaaaatatatataagcaaatcttttcataatttaatattttattactttctcaataaattaaaacttttattccaataccaaaaaaaaaaaaaaaacttttataagtTAATAAATTTGTATGGATTTTACTGTTTCGAAACTAATTTAGGCCCAATAAcagttatattattatacacacacatacaccGGTGGTCTGTGTGTGGGATTTTTCCGATCAAAttgtgtcaaaaaaaatttcgaaacgAATAGATTTTGAATTATGGCAATCGCGAAGAAACTGGAAGATGAGATCTCAcgctcttctccttcttcgtcaTCATCGATGAGCGAAGCTCTGTTAATCTCTACTATGTGCATCATCGGCTTACAAGTCCATGTCCATATCCACGATGGCTCTGTTTTCTCTGGGATTTTCTTCACCATCTCTCTTGACAATCAATTCAGTACGTTTCCTTCTGGGTTTTGGAGTTGGTAGTTTGTGTTTTCGTAATTGAAGTTGGCATTATGAATTGATTGATTCGAATTTGTGTTGGCGATCTCAGAGACTTGAATAGGATCGTATAAAACTATGTTCATTAGTTAATTGGTAGTGTGAATCTTAAATGTGATTAGTCAACTTGGTTTCATTCATTGCTTCGTTGTCATTTTTTCGATTTATGTTAGCATTTTTGGTctgttttttgaattttactgGGTTTGATTCTGTGTGTTTAGGCATTGTTTTGAAGAATGCGAGACTTACTAAGAAGGGAAGAAGTAAATCGAATGTAGCAAGTGGGAAGATTGTGGAGACACTTGTTATTTTGTCTTCCAATATTGTTCAAATTGTTGCAGAGGTTTGTTCTTTAGTTAATTTTACTTCTAAAAGGTTCGTTTTAAGCTAGATTGTGTAAATTTCTGATTCTTTATTTGTTCTTAGGGAGTCTCGCTTTCGTCAAATGTTGCAGGCGAGGTTGAGGGTGAAAATGTTGTCTCGGCCGTGGCAGTTTCTTCCGAGCCTCGTTCTTGTATTGCAAATAATAAGTCCGTTAATTCTGGCAATAACAGAAGGGGCGCTAATCGTAGAAGGTAACCTATGTAGTTGTTATAAGTTCATATTCATACAGAAAAGTTGAAAGATTAAAGATTATGGATGCATCACCACTTTATTAAAGATTATGGATGCACGCTGTCTTTTAGTTTCGTTTTTATTTACTCTATGGATTTGTAAAAGCACCAGATGGAAGATGTGTTAATCTCTTCAACTTTTGAAACAGAAATTCCGCCAAGCTTGAAAACCGTTTGGAAAATAAAGTAAGAACCTTGACATCTGGGAAGGTAAATGGAACCGCAGATGCCATGAAAGAGCCAGGGAGAAGAGATCAGGTTGGTACTGCACAGGTAGCTTTGTATTGATTGTAATGTGGAATTTATGTGAATAGTTCCCTCGTGTGGTGGGAACCTATACGAGATGATAGTGTAACCAGCCTCCATTTGGTAGAACGTAGAATTATGCACATGGTGTTCGGTTTCTGTAACGGATGACATTTAAGTAGTTGCCTTGTCTAGAGTCACTATTAAGATTCCTTTCAAGTTGTTTACTTTAGCTTTTACAGCCTGACAAGACTCTCTTGATACTTTTTCCATTTTCCTCTTTTGCAGAACAAGCATCATCCTATCTCTCTGAACCATCAACGGTATGGATCATATTTTGGTATAGAATTAGTGTCCTGTTAAAATCTTTATCTCCGTCTCAATATTGGCTATATATGTAAGCAAACTTTTTTGTATGTCTGAATCTTATCAATCTAGTTTTCTGACTACAGTAAGCCTCTCTGTGTTCTGTGCTGCACTAGTTACTTTATGTTTGACcacattttaaagttttcataTGTTATCTCATTCTTGTATATTCTTTTGCTGACAGACAGACTGGAGCCCGCATTTTGCAGCATAGTAAACAAAATACTGTACTTCATCAGAAGGATAATGTTAGTATtgcatctaaatatatattatgtttttcaaaatattgCTCAGCAGCTGCTTATTATTGTATTTCCCTACTGCAGGTTGATGCCAGAAGCTCAAGTATTAACTGTGAGTTCCATTTTTTGGAGGACTTTGTATTTTAAGTAAAGAACCATGATGAATTCGTTTCTGCTTCCTTTGACAATTAAAATGTTACCTGACATGTCTATCCTCAACTATCTACGTGTTGTAATGACAGTGGACAACACGTCTGAACGTGTAAAACCGACAGAACAAGAGAAAATTATGCCGGACCTTTCTAGTAATGGTTTTCATGATGCTGCAGAAAGGCCTTCATCAACTGAGAATTCACAGAGCACAACTCCGGATGAAAACTCGGAAATGACTCAGGTTTTGGTGTCATCTACAAATAAGTTACTACCTACGCAAACAACAGACCCTGACAAAAAGGCTAAGGTTATTAATTCTTATTGATCTTTCACCTTCAGAATATCTGCTAGTGCTACTATATTCTCAACTTATTATGGAATGCTCGTTTCTTGGTTGTGGTGTTTGATGACTCATGCATAATTCTATCTACCTTTATTTGTTACTCCTTTTTGAAATCCAGGAGTTTAAGCTGAATCCAGGAGCAAAGACCTTTTCTCCATCTCTTGCAAAACGTCTTACATCAACCCATGCTGGTATGACGCCTGTTGTTGCAAATATGGGTTATGTGCCGAGTAGTACTCCTATGTTACCAGTTCCTGAAGCTGGTCGACAAGAAATTGGAATCAGCCCTTTCTTGTCTCATGCACCTTCACCTCCCAAGTTTGTTCCATACCCCAATTTGGCTCCTGGAAATACTGGAGCTGGATCTCATTTTCCCCAACATGTAAGTCTTCAACCAGAATTGAGTATCTACTATTTTCCCTCTGTATCTctttaaatataacatttttagaGGGACATATATTCATCTACGACCTCCGTTTAGTTTAGCGCTAAGTGGCTGAAATGCCAATAACCAGATTGTGAAACAGTATCATCTTCACACATGAGAGATGATATTGATATAACTTGATTCTAAACAACGGTTTGTAACGTTAAATTTTTCTACTCTCGATTTTGTTCATAACCGGTGATTCAAAATCTGTTGCAATCAGTGAATCTTGTTATTCATTTGAACCCATTTTTCTGCAGATGGTTGGACCTACTATTATTAATAGGGGACAGCCGAATAGATTCACCACTCAGTTCCATCCTGTTCAAGCGACACCAATGCTTGTAAATCCCAATCCTCAGGTTGTATTTCATTTACAACACTGTGTTCTCACTCCTGTTATAGAAAAATTGTTTATAGGAATTGAGTTTTAGTGTATGAGTTTCTGAAGGCTCTTTTCCTGTTGTATATTCCAGATGATGGTCGGGAGATCAGGACAGGTTATGTATATGCAACCAATTGCTCAGGTAACAATTcatatgtttgttattttgtgAATACAGACAATTACATTAGGCTTATCTGCACACAAGAAACTCAAATCATCTTCCCTTTTATGTTCTTCTAAGGAATTGGTTCAAGGAGTACCACAACACCCACATCCACCCTCTCGTCCTCTATTTTCTCCACAACAGCTCCAATATCCAAAGCATCAAAGTAAAACATTCTTTCTCTGTTGAAGTATGGTTTCATGTTAAGACCAAAGAGTTTGTTCTCATTGTAAGAAATCAATTTGTGGCAATACAGGTGTAATCGCAACTGGTCAACCAATGCAGCTATACGCTCCCCAACCATTTGCAGCCAGTGGACATCAGCCTTACACAGTCATGCCTACCGATATTCCGGTTATGCAGGCACCCTTTCCGATTAACCGAGCACCGCCAATTCCAGTTCCCAACGGTTTCTATGGCACAAAGTTTCTATAGAATGTcctgttttttttcctctttaccTTATTGTTTACCTCCCAGCTTAATAAGgctataatattattataaaaggTTTTGATCCATAGTTAGAACTTACAAATTAAAGATTCATctattgttttggattttttgttttttcaatgaTATACAAACTATTAGCTAAAGAAAACTGAAAGAGGAAGTAATGAGCATTTATATGATGAATCACGGTAATTTTGCTGACATCTTTAAGCTAACAATAGTTAGATTCTGTTTTTTCCTATTTCTGATTACAATGAGATTGAATCAGACTTTTTAAACTCTTGCAAGAAGAAGTAATCTTTCAGAAGATCAATGGCCTTGAGAAAAATGGGTCTCTCTCACATTCTCCTGCACAGCCTAAGACAAATCAAACATGAATCAGAATCActgtagagaaaaaaaaaagtaaagttggGATAATGATTATTTGTATGGTTGGGATTAGTACCTGAAGGAGTTCAGTCATCTGGCCTCGTCCGTAACTCGGCATGGGCTTCGGCATATGTACTGGATGGACCGGGTGTATCGCCTGCAATGGCTCAATAGACAGAGCTTGCTCATCTGACTCTGGTTCAATGGACTGTGCCGTGTGATGGACTTGACCTTTATTCATCACTTGTGTGAGCAGCGTCTCAAAAGGCTTGCCGTTACTCGCTTGAGACCCCGTCTCGTTCTGCATGGGACTGTGGTGGATCGGGACACGTCCACCACCATTCTGTAGATGATGGGAAGGCTGAAGCACGACAGGAACCAAGAGATTCTTTGGCTGAATCGGAACCAATGCTCTGTTCCTAACACCACTACCACGTTTCTCCCTAAATCTAGATTTCCGACCTCGTTTAGCTGAGCCATCATGATGCATCACATCACTGTTCCTTCTTATCATTGGAACATCAGGAGCAACATCGTTATCAACCGAAACAGGATCGCAATGACCAGGCTTGAACACCACACCTCTAAGCATGCTATCTGAGTTTCCAACCTTAACCGAAAGCAAGAACCCGGCATCAAACGTCGCCTCGATCACGCCAGTAATCTGTTGTCCAACCatagcttcatcatcatcgtgcCTCTGACGAAGCTGCTGCAGCTGAGTCCTGCTAAACCCTGGAGGAGTGACAATAGGAGACTGCTCGTTAGATTCTAGCCTCAGGTGTTTCCTTGGACGACCTCGTTTCCGTTTCGCCATTAAATCTCCTGAGATAGTGTGGTTGTTCTCTTCATGCCCTtccttctccatctctttgagAAGCTTCGATATTGCAGTAACTAGTGTTAGTTAATAAAACCCTCTCAGTGTAATCCCTCTGAGACAATAAAGATACAATACAAGTGAGAATCACAAAACCAACACCAGAGAgatcatcatcacacaaaactaaaacaatatcaCAAATGTGAAGCTTATACTGAAACAGCAAacacaaacactaaaaaaaaaactctttttttcggtttttcttaattaacatTCACAAATTAAGTGTAAATTATACACATTTCTAACTAAAAACTGGGGATTTAAAAGCAGATAAGATCCAGTAATCCAAACGAACATGCAACCATTTCTAAACCCTTAAATCAGGGACTCCTAATTACAAATCATCTCAAAAAATCAAACCACTAATCAACCAACAACATACACACACAGAGACAGAagtaacaacaataacaaatttcaaagtaaaccctagaatcaaaaatcaaaataagaagaacactaaaaacaaaaaatctcggatttcaaaaaaaaaatcgagtgaagaagaaacacaaCACATAGCACaaagtattattaataattattattacccgaaatgaacaaaacaaagaaacgagGCAGAGAGACAAAAGCTTTGAACTTGTCCCGTCAATTTCTGTGTAAAAGAAACAGACAGAGATTAAATTTTACAGACATACCTGcgatttttcttctcctctttcttcagcttttcttttttttttttagtcttgtgGCAATTACAACGTTAGTcaaaaaacaagagagaggCTAAATgcgaaaaagacaaaaaaatcacaCATTTGAGggcaaccaaataaaataaaaaaggcctaaattttaattactaactacagcaaaccaaaaaaaaatattgtggatTTGGTGTAAACCCtctgttgtttaattttttggtttgggcTTTTTagttcttacttttttttaagatctttgttaataatataagatacttttttctttttcaaaaggTCACGTGAAAATCACGTGGAGTGTATGCTATGCTTATCTTAGATTTCCGATGTTATCACTCAGTATAATTGTGCGATTTGATGATAATTTAAACAAACTGTTTGATTAAGATCAAACCCATTAAAATAATGCTCTCTCGTGCATACATTTTCAACCATACAATAAAATTTGCTTTTCTAATAAACGTGGACGACGCTTATAATTTTCTTCTGAGTTGTTTGTTTACTGATCAATAAAAGCCGTGGACGCTTTACCCTTTTTCATGTTTGAGCTTCTTGATTCATCAGATTACTTAACTCTATGTCGGATTTTCAAATTTCGTATTGTTTCACAATCTATGTTTTTCTAATAGCAAAATAAAGAAGGGAAGAGATGAAAGATGAGACCAATCGAAAGAGATGAAGATAAGAAGAATCGAAATACTTATCATtgcaaaatatcaaattatccaacacctttaaaaaaaaaagcaaaaccaaaaacacgCCTCCTAATGATGATGTTCACACCAATTTATTCGCATAAAATAGATAAGAAACGATCCAAAGTGTTTTTAGAAACCGTGGATCTTGATGTGATCCTTCTTAGCAATCCCAGTCTGGACCAAGAACTGAGACACTTTCTTCCTCTGATCACCTTGAAGCTGGATGATCTTGCCTAGCTCCTTGTCCTGCACAACGTTCCCATTGCAGCAGAAGTCTTTCTTGAGATCCTTGAGTATCCTCTCGTAGCTGTACTCTTTCTTAAGCCCTTGAACAGTCGTCAAGCTCTTTTTCCCATTCCTCTGCTGGATTCGGATGTGAATGTAATCTTTTGCTCCCGGTGCATCTGAATCTTTAGCCTCTGCGAATGGATCGTATGCTGATGGAACCTGGATGTCTAGCTCAACCATGTAAACTTGGTTACTTGGAACTACGAAACCGCTCTTAATTAAGCTCTCTTTGATTCTCTTTCTCTGCAAACAAATAATAAAGCAAACCAAGTTAAGACTCCAATCAACAATAATCAATCCAGAACAGAACATAACTATCAAAATCCAAGAACCAAGTCTAGTCTTTATCAAGACCCTATTGGAATCTAACATCAATCCAAAATTTTACCAACGGAGAAAcacaaaattgaaacaaattaaaggAGCAAAAACCTAGTCCCCATAGAGATCAGACTTCTCAAACCCTAACAAAATTTCATGTTGAATATCGAGAGTAACCCTAATTTTTGAAGAGATTAATCTATAATCAGaaatcaaaaccacaaaaataaaaaaacacaaattgatACCAAATCAAATTCGAAGACGAAACAAAGAAGACGGATCGAATAAAAACTTGaagatcaatcaatcaaacaaagaaCAACACCAACAGAAAGATCAATCtagaaataaaatagaaagaagagaTCGTTACCTGAAGGTTTTGTTGTTGTGGGTACGAAGAAGACGATTGAGACTTTggagatttgtgttttttccaATTTGATGAAGACGAAAGCTTAAGGAAGGTTTTGTATTTATAGGCCTTTTTTTAACCTTGACTTTCCTTTTTTATGGCGGTCTAATCTTAACCGTAGATCTGTAATTTTAATTGACACGTGTATGGATAACTACGAATTAGCGACCCAAGTGGGGTTTAGAATAATTGTTTTGAGAAGCAGAGAATAATTCACTCTCTCCTTTTGCGTATAATGGACGCGCAACTCTCATATCCGTGTAGGCCCATTAAACATTTATTGAAAAAGACAACAATCCTCCAACACTTGCTCGAAGAATCTCGAAAAAAGTCAATAGCTTCATTAAATATGATTTCGTCTGATTCGATATCTGTGGTTGTCTGACAAAAGAAGAGACCGTCTTATTGCAAATTTTTCTGATACTCTTTTTCAAAACGTTTTACATATAGTTGAGAGCCGACGAATCAAACCACTCACTCATTGCTCAAACTTCTAATGATATACGAAAGCATACCGCCATGATTATAGTATGCCAGTTCCATCTGATTCAACTCCATCAACCAAAGTCAGACCATTAATGGTGATAATCAAAAATCTATACAAAAGCATTTGGGAGATTTACCTCTGTGTCTAACCGCAAAGTGCAGACAAAAGATTTAGCAGTGTCAGTGGTGACAGTTATGTCCTGGCCTGTTTTCATCTCATTGACATTGCTAGGAAGGTGGATTGTGTAGCGTTCATAGCCAGTCAGTTCTAGTGTTTCTGCATCCTCACCGGACTTGAAACACAGAGGAACTATCCCCATACTAGCCAAGTTGCTGCGGTGGACTCTGTTAAAGCTCTTGGCAATGATAGCTTTCACTCCCtaattatttatgttaaaatCTCAAAGTCACATCGAACATAGCAGTTGAAAGCCTGTCAAATGTATGATACTAATAACAAATATCATGTATGCATATGCATAATTACCAGAAGCATTGGACCCTTTACAGCCCAATCCCGGGAGCTACCAATTCCATACTCTGCACCAGCTAGTATGATCGTGTCCTGTCCACCGGTTTTGTATCTCTGCAGATGTATTCAAATGAACATAAGTGATGGTTTAAGTTTTCTTGAAGTTTGTAATACATATCTTACTCACACTTGCTGCATCATAAACGCTAATTTCCTCTCCGGTAGGAATGTGAACTGTCTTAGGGCCAAGTTCTCCATTTAAGAGCTTGTTAACAATACGCGTACTGGAAAAGGTGCCGCGTGTCATCACTTCATGGTTTCCTCGACGACTTCCATATGATTGAAATCATACTTACACATCGAATACCGGTCTATAAGAAATTTTGCAGCAGGGCTATTCTCGTGGATAGTTCCTGCTGAGGAAATGTGGTCTGTGGTTATGTTGTCTCCAAAGTTCATTAAGCAATAAGCATCCTTCACTTCACGCGGACCAGGTGGCTTTGTGGTCAGGTTCTTGAAAAAAGGAGGTTCATGAATGTATGTTGAGTTCGGATCCCAAGAATAGAGTGCTGAACTTAGTGACACagaatttttctttgtcattgTCTCATAAGTGCTCCTGAACATGCTTTGTAACTCCCTATTTTGAAAAGCCTATTCCAAAGtaccatttataaaaaaaaaaaactacaaggAGCGTTAAAAGAAACCATAGAGAAAACTATGAAGTTACTCTATATACCTGAGCAACTTCTTCACTGCTTGGCCATATGTCCCTTAAGTACACATTTTTCCCATCGTTGTTTGTTCCCAATGGTTCTTTCTCAAAGTCAATGTCAACCTGTAATACATCCaagatgaaaaaagaaaagcaacaaGCTCGAGACAAATCAATACATTggataaaatttcaaaaagaaaaaattgcttCATGAGATTTCATGTTCAGTGAGATGACAAAGTACAAACCGTTCCAGAAAGCGCATAAGCAACAACGAGTTGTGGTGAAGTAAAAAATTTCGCTCTAGCATATGGATTACGACGATAAAGGCCTCTGCTAGAGAGCACGGCAGTTGCAATTATATCTGTGGTAGGAAAGAGAACAAAGGAAGCCAGTAAAGTTGAGGTTCACCCATAATTGTTGTTTGCAAGAGAAATGAACTGGAGAGCATTATATTGTGCATCGAACACGAGGATGATGTTCAAGAAAGATTGTTAAATCTTATAAACTGTGAAATACAATGGTCAGTAATATGATTTTGTATAGAGTGTAGAATGCGATATTATACTAATATTCGTAAAGGAAGTAGTTAGTTTTCTGTCGTAAAGGAGAAAGTCCCTACCACTTTCTGAAATAGCAGATTCAATTGGCTCATCAAGTAAGTCATCAGAACCCCAAATGCTTGTACTGACGCCATAGCCGACAACGTTGAATCCTTGTTTCGCTAAGTACTTTTTAAGCCCACTGCAAAGAAGTTAAACAAATTGAGGATAATACCAAAGATCCAATAGATTCTATAACGTTAACTTAAGTGACCCCAATATACCTTTGAAGCAAACATTCCTCGACTACTCCAGAAACAGGAGTTACAGTTGTCCTAATCCATGGTTTTACCTATAATTACGGTGCCATTATGTGACTGGAATAACCTTATCCAGATGACCAAATTCAAAAGCAGAGGGAGAAACTCACTTTTAGGCCAAGGTCATAAGCCTTTTTAGCAATAAGTGCAGCACCAACCATGTCATTAGGGCTTGATATGGCACAATCACTTGTAATGGTCGCAACAACAACACTACCATGTTTAAGCTCAGCAGGTTGTCCGTCATATGAGAACTTCACAATTATGTCTTGCTGTTCTTTTGGGACTGCAAACCCCTTGTAAAAAATAGAAGATCATGCATGCcacaaaaaattattcaaaaaaaataacttcttTGATTCGTTATAATAAACTCAGCTTGTATGATTGTATGTTACCTTTATTCCAAGAGGATTGTCAAGGCATGCTTTCCAGTCAACCTTCATATCCCTCAATAAAGTTTGGTCGCAAGGCCTGtacaacaaaacataaaaaagtaAAGACTTTAATGACAAGATGTTAGGACTTACAGTAAGGTGATGATTTACAGAAGTAAAAACATATACCGTTTTGGACCAGAAATACATGGTTCAACATCTCCCAGATCTAATTGCAGAGAGGATGTATATGCTCTTTCTTCCTGGGGCTGCAAGACTAGTATACATTTAGGTTCGAGAATATTGACTAAATTGAA from Camelina sativa cultivar DH55 chromosome 2, Cs, whole genome shotgun sequence includes the following:
- the LOC104731222 gene encoding polyadenylate-binding protein-interacting protein 4-like, with protein sequence MAIAKKLEDEISRSSPSSSSSMSEALLISTMCIIGLQVHVHIHDGSVFSGIFFTISLDNQFSIVLKNARLTKKGRSKSNVASGKIVETLVILSSNIVQIVAEGVSLSSNVAGEVEGENVVSAVAVSSEPRSCIANNKSVNSGNNRRGANRRRNSAKLENRLENKVRTLTSGKVNGTADAMKEPGRRDQNKHHPISLNHQRQTGARILQHSKQNTVLHQKDNVDARSSSINLDNTSERVKPTEQEKIMPDLSSNGFHDAAERPSSTENSQSTTPDENSEMTQVLVSSTNKLLPTQTTDPDKKAKEFKLNPGAKTFSPSLAKRLTSTHAGMTPVVANMGYVPSSTPMLPVPEAGRQEIGISPFLSHAPSPPKFVPYPNLAPGNTGAGSHFPQHMVGPTIINRGQPNRFTTQFHPVQATPMLVNPNPQMMVGRSGQVMYMQPIAQELVQGVPQHPHPPSRPLFSPQQLQYPKHQSVIATGQPMQLYAPQPFAASGHQPYTVMPTDIPVMQAPFPINRAPPIPVPNGFYGTKFL
- the LOC104731210 gene encoding uncharacterized protein LOC104731210; the encoded protein is MEKEGHEENNHTISGDLMAKRKRGRPRKHLRLESNEQSPIVTPPGFSRTQLQQLRQRHDDDEAMVGQQITGVIEATFDAGFLLSVKVGNSDSMLRGVVFKPGHCDPVSVDNDVAPDVPMIRRNSDVMHHDGSAKRGRKSRFREKRGSGVRNRALVPIQPKNLLVPVVLQPSHHLQNGGGRVPIHHSPMQNETGSQASNGKPFETLLTQVMNKGQVHHTAQSIEPESDEQALSIEPLQAIHPVHPVHMPKPMPSYGRGQMTELLQAVQENVRETHFSQGH
- the LOC104731253 gene encoding protein translation factor SUI1 homolog, yielding MVELDIQVPSAYDPFAEAKDSDAPGAKDYIHIRIQQRNGKKSLTTVQGLKKEYSYERILKDLKKDFCCNGNVVQDKELGKIIQLQGDQRKKVSQFLVQTGIAKKDHIKIHGF